A region from the Ptychodera flava strain L36383 chromosome 10, AS_Pfla_20210202, whole genome shotgun sequence genome encodes:
- the LOC139142014 gene encoding tubulin polyglutamylase TTLL5-like, whose product MSTMHGDDVSEYLDDSPPCSPSPKEEMIFRFSDTAPEAVRLVLLERGWIEFEEDEHDEYEWNLWWKTSRFRMSDYDHIASWQRMNHFPKTTAITKKDSLARNMRRLKGVYGANTYNFSPKAFNLPNDYTKFVAEYSKMKQSEDDDCLWICKPADLSRGRGIFIFRDLKDLQYDCAAVAQQYINNPLLISGYKFDLRIYVLVTCFHPLTIYIYKEGLVRFGTEKFDLNTLDNRFSHLTNTSINKLSPSYTTDKERVGPGCKWTLNTLRNYFHQQNIDDSLLWQRISNMVTLTTLAQAQAVPKVPNCFELFGFDILVDENMKPWLLEVNFSPALGLDTQIDIQVKKPMLNDLIDMLGYQPHDAERGGPSFKPNILRQTYSRTSSYAPNRRKASMTSPRKKTSVSSGNKLPFINKSNMSANAEMPSENASSATTYRNPQGGEEAVKDNKAPEQGVQEKTQTNRPVQRRPVGSRSSGSTNKGQKATRNAARTAIARQKFGSDSKTSINSDCGASVKSVSTARSSLSLPDIETSRQQVENRREFIRSREAPRFAQSALGHSSLTEQRHSRFSRRGFFPQPPDGSQPTERVQRGQTQLGLGRKTLSYPGNTAMGKISSKNASEDHNSQSSSKLKPRQSAMAKSMSHFQGRSMGKSRPLACVGDFVLTFPTNEVMRRACIPSLDIRAIIRELNKQLKQSIIALQKQKRSSNGTRTVTISGRDFGTMKDKRNEEFIKWEPMHPKARDIACKI is encoded by the coding sequence ATGTCAACTATGCATGGTGATGATGTTTCAGAGTACCTTGACGACTCGCCGCCATGTTCGCCATCGCCCAAGGAGGAAATGATTTTCCGATTCAGCGACACCGCTCCCGAGGCAGTGCGCTTGGTCTTATTAGAGCGAGGATGGATAGAATTTGAAGAAGACGAACACGATGAGTATGAGTGGAACCTCTGGTGGAAGACGTCCCGCTTCCGGATGTCCGATTATGACCACATTGCGTCGTGGCAGCGCATGAATCATTTCCCCAAGACGACTGCCATCACCAAGAAGGATTCGCTGGCCCGCAATATGAGACGACTGAAAGGGGTTTATGGTGCCAACACATACAACTTCAGCCCAAAAGCCTTTAACTTGCCAAACGACTATACTAAATTTGTCGCGGAGTACAGTAAAATGAAACAATCTGAAGATGATGACTGCCTTTGGATTTGCAAACCAGCCGATCTGTCGCGAGGTAGGGGAATATTCATCTTTCGCGACTTGAAAGACCTTCAATATGACTGTGCCGCAGTAGCTCAACAGTATATCAACAACCCTCTACTTATATCAGGGTACAAATTTGATCTACGAATCTATGTACTCGTGACATGCTTCCATcctttgaccatttacatttacaaagaaGGACTGGTCCGTTTCGGTACCGAGAAGTTTGACCTCAATACCCTTGACAATCGTTTCTCGCATCTTACAAACACTAGTATCAATAAACTTAGCCCCTCCTATACGACAGACAAAGAGAGAGTTGGCCCAGGATGCAAATGGACGCTCAACACGCTCCGCAACTATTTTCACCAGCAGAACATCGATGACTCGTTACTTTGGCAGCGCATTAGTAACATGGTAACGCTGACAACTTTAGCACAGGCCCAGGCGGTTCCGAAGGTTCCGAACTGCTTCGAGTTATTTGGCTTTGATATACTCGTGGATGAGAACATGAAGCCATGGCTGTTGGAAGTGAATTTCAGTCCTGCACTTGGCCTTGACACTCAAATAGACATCCAAGTGAAAAAACCGATGTTGAATGATCTTATAGACATGCTTGGATACCAGCCACATGATGCAGAGAGGGGTGGGCCGTCCTTTAAACCAAACATTCTCCGTCAAACGTACAGTCGTACCAGCAGTTACGCCCCAAACAGGCGTAAAGCTAGCATGACATCGCCCAGGAAGAAGACATCTGTCAGTTCAGGCAATAAATTGCCATTTATAAATAAAAGCAACATGTCTGCAAATGCAGAGATGCCATCAGAAAATGCGTCATCTGCCACAACTTATAGAAATCCACAAGGCGGTGAAGAAGCAGTGAAGGATAACAAAGCCCCTGAACAAGGTGTTCAAGAGAAAACACAGACGAACAGACCAGTTCAAAGGCGGCCTGTCGGAAGCAGGTCATCAGGAAGCACGAATAAAGGTCAGAAGGCAACCCGAAATGCCGCACGGACTGCGATTGCCAGGCAAAAGTTCGGCAGCGATTCTAAGACATCTATTAACTCTGATTGTGGTGCTAGTGTGAAGAGCGTATCAACAGCAAGGAGCTCTTTGTCACTGCCAGATATTGAAACGTCACGGCAACAGGTTGAGAACAGACGTGAATTTATCAGGTCGCGCGAGGCACCACGGTTTGCTCAGTCTGCCTTGGGTCACTCTTCCCTTACTGAACAGAGGCACTCCAGATTTTCACGCCGCGGATTCTTTCCTCAGCCTCCTGATGGATCACAGCCAACGGAGAGAGTTCAGCGGGGCCAGACACAGTTGGGCCTCGGCAGAAAGACGCTAAGTTATCCAGGCAATACAGCCATGGGTAAAATCAGCTCAAAGAATGCATCTGAAGATCACAACTCTCAGTCAAGTTCCAAACTTAAACCAAGACAGAGTGCAATGGCAAAGTCAATGTCTCACTTTCAGGGGCGCAGCATGGGCAAAAGTCGACCTCTAGCGTGCGTCGGCGACTTTGTCCTGACCTTCCCGACGAACGAGGTTATGCGAAGAGCTTGCATACCTTCGCTAGACATACGTGCAATCATTCGGGAACTGAACAAGCAGTTGAAGCAGAGCATCATCGCTTTGCAAAAACAGAAGCGAAGCAGCAACGGTACTCGTACCGTGACAATTTCGGGCCGGGACTTTGGTACAATGAAGGACAAACGTAATGAAGAATTCATTAAATGGGAGCCCATGCATCCAAAAGCTAGAGATATtgcatgtaaaatttaa
- the LOC139142013 gene encoding transmembrane protein 50A-like, with amino-acid sequence MSGWLDNIECPRCECLETVGEKRNVIASVAAGILFFTGWWLIIDAAATVPDNEDFNHAYHTCGVVSTVAFVMINAISNAQVRGDTIGNGCMGQTGARVWLFIGFFLAFGALIASCWILFGPYVVDNCCPDNLWPGIAVFLQNAFIFFAGIVFKFGRTEELWE; translated from the exons ATGTCGGGTTGGCTTGATAATATTGAGTGTCCGAGGTGTGAGTGCCTAGAGACAGTGGGAGAGAAGAGAAATGTCATTGCGTCCGTGGCAGCAGGTATATTG TTTTTTACAGGTTGGTGGTTAATCATAGATGCAGCAGCCACAGTGCCTGACAATGAGGACTTCAACCATGCCTATCATACCTGTGGTGTGGTCTCAACAGTAGCGTTTGTTAT GATAAACGCCATATCCAATGCACAGGTGCGCGGAGATACAATCGGCAACGGGTGTATGGGTCAAACAG GTGCCCGTGTGTGGCTGTTCATTGGTTTCTTCCTGGCGTTTGGAGCACTGATTGCGTCTTGCTGGATTCTCTTTGGACCCTATGTAGTTGACA ATTGCTGTCCTGATAATTTATGGCCGGGTATCGCTGTCTTCTTACAGAATGCCTTCATATTCTTTGC aGGAATCGTTTTCAAGTTTGGAAGAACAGAGGAGTTATGGGAGTAA